Proteins encoded together in one Centropristis striata isolate RG_2023a ecotype Rhode Island chromosome 6, C.striata_1.0, whole genome shotgun sequence window:
- the LOC131973314 gene encoding high affinity choline transporter 1-like, with protein sequence MAVNVPGLVAVLVFYVVILAIGIWAARKSKKVEKTCAGTKSEVTIVGGRNINVLVGVFTMTATWVGGGYIMGTAEAVYSPSQGLIWAMGPPAYLINFLLGGLFFAKPMRSKRYVTMLDPFQHRYGNMFTATLLLPALVSDILWVACILAALGGTMSIILGLSSALSIIISAAVSITYTFLGGLYSVAYTDIIQLCFIFVSLWLCIPFLILSPAVAEISHTVHLNQTIGNSWIGELKLADAGKWSDEMLLLALGGLAYQALYQRILSAASSAQAQVTCFAAAGTVFIMGIPSVVIGAVAASADWNQTAYGLPPPFERGEAGKILPLALHYLTPTWLSVLGIGSVAAAVMSSMDSVLLSSASMFTQNIYKATFRKQASERELQGVIRASVLLVGLAGTGLAFGDDSVFALWMVSGDLLYCVVFPQLICVLHLSSANSYGAITGYVVGLLLRGLSGEPLLGIPPVILYPGWREVDGVITQYFPFRTVAMLSSVICIISVSWLVKLGFCHQKIPQSWDLLGVFEEKKEAVGEEVPVPREEKNSILNTKF encoded by the exons ATGGCAGTGAATGTTCCTGGACTGGTGGCCGTGTTGGTTTTTTATGTTGTCATCTTGGCAATTGGGATCTGGGCAGCTCGGAAATCCAAGAAAGTGGAGAAGACATGTGCCGGCACAAAGAGCGAAGTTACCATTGTCGGTGGACGCAACATCAATGTCCTGGTCGGGGTTTTCACAATGACAG CAACATGGGTTGGTGGAGGTTACATTATGGGAACTGCTGAGGCTGTTTATTCTCCCTCTCAAGGTCTCATCTGGGCTATGGGGCCTCCTGCATATCTTATCAATTTTCTTTTGG GAGGATTGTTTTTTGCGAAACCTATGAGGTCAAAGCGCTACGTGACCATGCTGGACCCGTTTCAGCATCGCTATGGTAACATGTTCACTGCAACCCTACTGCTTCCTGCTTTGGTCAGTGATATTTTGTGGGTTGCCTGCATCCTCGCTGCTCTGG GAGGAACGATGAGCATAATTCTTGGGCTGTCGTCTGCCCTCTCCATCATTATCTCGGCAGCTGTCTCCATCACCTACACTTTTTTAGGGGGTCTTTACTCTGTGGCATATACTGACATCATCCAGCTTTGCTTCATCTTTGTCAGCCTG TGGCTCTGTATTCCTTTTTTGATACTCAGTCCTGCAGTAGCTGAAATCTCACATACAGTTCACCTCAACCAAACAATTGGAAACTCATGGATCGGAGAGTTGAAGCTGGCAGATGCAGGAAAATGGTCGGATGAGATGCTGTTGTtg GCTTTAGGTGGACTGGCTTATCAAGCTCTGTACCAGAGGATCCTCTCTGCAGCCTCCTCAGCTCAGGCTCAGGTCACCTGCTTTGCTGCTGCTGGGACAGTTTTTATTATGGGAATCCCTTCAGTTGTGATTGGAGCAGTAGCTGCCTCTGCAG ACTGGAACCAGACAGCGTATGGTCTGCCCCCTCCTTTTGAGCGAGGGGAGGCAGGGAAGATTCTGCCATTGGCCCTGCACTACCTCACACCCACCTGGTTGTCAGTGTTAGGCATTGGTTCTGTGGCGGCAGCAGTTATGTCCTCCATGGACTCTGTGCTGCTGTCCTCAGCATCCATGTTTACACAAAACATATACAAGGCGACTTTCAggaagcag GCCTCGGAGCGGGAGCTGCAGGGGGTGATCCGGGCTAGCGTGCTGCTGGTGGGACTGGCAGGAACAGGCCTGGCCTTTGGTGATGACAGCGTGTTTGCCCTCTGGATGGTAAGCGGGGACCTTCTCTACTGCGTGGTCTTCCCGCAGCTCATCTGCGTGCTGCACTTAAGCAGTGCTAATAGCTACGGGGCCATCACCGGCTATGTAGTAGGACTGCTGCTGCGTGGGCTGAGCGGGGAGCCGCTGCTTGGGATTCCTCCTGTCATCCTGTACCCCGGCTGGAGGGAGGTGGATGGAGTTATCACACAGTACTTTCCCTTCAGGACTGTTGCCATGCTTTCCTCCGTGATATGTATTATTTCAGTGTCCTGGCTGGTGAAGCTCGGCTTCTGTCACCAAAAAATTCCTCAATCCTGGGATTTACTGGGGGTGtttgaagagaaaaaagaggcaGTTGGGGAGGAAGTTCCTGTTCCTCGAGAGGAAAAGAACAGTATCCTTAATACAAAATTCTAG
- the cfap161 gene encoding cilia- and flagella-associated protein 161: protein MIKLHLDANAKSRLRYSIVSTQIDASSITRMAHEKTYRTNVRIGNWNEDLCLEEDAKKEYLEKKARGELAAQKVDFLKQNILRPVNLTVINDGRLHFGDVVMLVNMGGENRECSAVSINTDINSLTKIPSPGIQAPCAVSAGRGIQACARTAFIITSVDGSPEGSILHFEQSFALKTTSGFASGLYLTSDLKSFQKCAKKSRLQEVNLENSSSFLSWWKITHFDPQERLEFEGQPVPANVSVLIIHCKTNQALAVLGDHILWTTYGKEYEMTAHTFLDSHKAEQDNNHWTVCTADPSGNGLVLLNHSQSVTNKELTQANPDM from the exons ATGATTAAGCTTCATTTAGACGCAAACGCCAAAAGTAGGTTAAGGTATTCAATTGTAAGTACACAAATAGATGCCAGTAGTATTACTAGAATGGCTCATGAGAAAACCTACCGGACAAATGTGAGAATCGGAAACTGGAATGAGGACCTGTGCTTAGAAGAG GATGCAAAGAAAGAGTATCTGGAGAAAAAAGCCAGGGGTGAGCTTGCTGCCCAGAAAGTAGACTTcctcaaacaaaacattttgagaCCG GTAAATCTCACTGTGATAAATGATGGAAGACTGCACTTTGGGGATGTTGTTATGTTGGTGAACATGGGAGGAGAAAATAGGGAGTGCAGTGCAGTGAGCATCAACACAGACATTAACAGTTTGACGAAGATTCCTTCGCCTGGCATTCAAGCCCCATGTGCTGTCAGTGCAGGAAGAGGTATTCAGGCTTGTGCACGCACAGCCTTCATCATTACCAG TGTTGATGGCAGTCCTGAAGGGTCAATTCTGCATTTTGAGCAAAGTTTTGCTCTGAAAACGACAAGTGGCTTTGCCAGTGGA CTTTACTTGACGAGTGACCTGAAAAGTTTTCAAAAG TGTGCAAAAAAATCCCGGCTGCAAGAAGTTAACTTGGAGAACAGCAGTTCCTTTCTGTCATGGTGGAAGATAACTCACTTTGACCCCCAGGAGAGGCTTGAATTTGAGGGCCAGCCTGTTCCT gctaatGTGAGCGTGCTGATTATACACTGCAAGACAAACCAGGCTCTTGCTGTTCTGGGTGATCACATCCTTTG GACCACATACGGCAAAGAGTATGAGATGACGGCTCACACCTTCCTGGACTCACACAAAGCCGAGCAGGATAACAACCACTGGACAGTGTGCACCGCTGATCCTTCAGGGAACGGGCTCGTACTTCTCAACCACTCACAGTCAGTGACCAACAAGGAGCTCACACAGGCCAACCCTGACATGTAA
- the cers3b gene encoding ceramide synthase 2 — translation MLQTVNEWLWWERLWLPGNVSWSDLEDSEGRFYAKASQLYAALPCALCMLLVRYLFERYFATPLANVWEIRDTIRLRAETNPLLENYFCSQTRAPSQADVRSLCKKTSWSDRRVQVWFKRRRNQERPGLRKRFCEASWRCVFYFFAFVCGVLALYDKPWLYNLKEVWAGFPKQSMLPSQYYYYLLEMGFYLSLLLSLAFDVKRKDFKEQIVHHIATLTLLSFSWISNYIRIGTLVMAVHDSADILLEGAKVFNYAKWHQTANATFVVFTVFFTLTRLVIFPFWIIHCTWVYPVEVFAPFFGYYFFNVMLLVLQILHLYWAVLISRMVYKLIFTKLEGDDRSDEEEDDSDSPKDRDHKLSHRNGSGARGRANGH, via the exons ATGTTGCAGACAGTCAATGAGTGGCTTTGGTGGGAGCGTCTGTGGCTGCCAGGAAACGTCTCATGGTCTGATCTGGAGGACAGTGAAGGTCGGTTCTACGCTAAAGCCTCTCAACTTTACGCTGCTCTGCCCTGTGCCCTCTGCATGCTCCTCGTCAGATATCTGTTTGAGAG GTACTTTGCCACACCGCTGGCTAATGTCTGGGAAATCAGGGACACTATACGCCTCAGAGCAGAAACAAACCCCTTACTAGAAAACTACTTCTGCAGCCAAACACGGGCTCCATCACAG GCTGATGTGAGGTCTCTGTGTAAGAAGACCAGTTGGTCAGATAGAAGAGTTCAAGTCTGGttcaagaggaggaggaaccaGGAACGTCCAGGGCTTCGCAAGAGGTTCTGCGaggccag TTGgagatgtgtgttttatttttttgcatttgtctGCGGAGTCCTAGCTCTCTATGAT AAACCTTGGCTTTATAATCTAAAGGAGGTTTGGGCAGGCTTTCCTAAACAG TCCATGCTGCCATCTCAGTACTATTATTACCTCTTGGAAATGGGCTTCTACCTTTCTCTGCTCCTCAGCCTCGCATTTGATGTGAAACGGAAG gacttCAAAGAGCAGATTGTTCATCATATAGCCACACTAACTCTACTGAGTTTCTCCTGGATTTCAAACTACATCCGTATTGGAACCCTTGTGATGGCAGTTCATGACTCTGCTGACATACTGCTAGAG GGTGCAAAGGTATTCAACTATGCTAAGTGGCACCAGACTGCTAATGCAACATTTGTGGTGTTTACAGTTTTCTTCACGCTGACAAGGCTCGTCATTTTTCCTTTCTG GATAATCCACTGTACATGGGTATACCCAGTGGAGGTGTTTGCTCCCTTCTTTGGCTACTACTTCTTCAATGTGATGTTATTGGTTCTTCAGATACTTCACCTCTACTGGGCCGTTCTCATATCACGAATGGTTTACAAGTTAATCTTCACCAAG TTGGAAGGTGACGACCGGAgcgatgaagaggaggatgacaGTGACTCACCGAAGGACAGAGACCACAAATTGAGTCACAGAAATGGCTCTGGAGCAAGAGGCAGAGCCAATGGCCACTAA